The following proteins are encoded in a genomic region of Desulfomicrobium escambiense DSM 10707:
- the gatB gene encoding Asp-tRNA(Asn)/Glu-tRNA(Gln) amidotransferase subunit GatB — MRDYEVVIGLEVHAQLKTNSKIFCSCSTQFGAGPNENTCPVCTGMPGMLPVLNGRAVEYAVKMALAVDCEVNRRSLFARKNYFYPDLPMGYQISQFELPVAEHGHIDIHTESGVKRIGITRIHMENDAGKNIHSPADNASYVDLNRAGVPLIEIVSEPDMRSAEEAVAYLKSLRAILVYLGICDGNLEEGSFRCDANVSIRPRGQKEFGTRAELKNMNSFRNIQRAIEYEVGRQIDLVEDGETIVQETRLFDAAKGVTRSMRGKEEAHDYRYFPDPDLLPLVIDPDRMEAWRAELPELPAARCRRYQETLGLPEYDALVLTAEKEVADYFEATLETYSEPKKLSNWVMGEVMRELNDRGATLTDCKVRPSELAALVRLVDDGVISGTIAKNVFKELFETGGDPEAHVKAKGLVQISDTSAIEGLVDEVLAENPAEVERYRGGDRKLTGFFVGQVMKKSRGKANPGLVNQLLAKKLG; from the coding sequence ATGCGCGACTATGAAGTGGTCATCGGTCTGGAGGTTCATGCCCAGCTCAAGACCAACAGCAAGATATTCTGCTCCTGCTCGACCCAGTTCGGGGCTGGACCCAACGAGAACACCTGCCCCGTGTGCACGGGCATGCCCGGCATGCTGCCGGTGCTCAACGGCCGCGCCGTGGAATACGCCGTGAAGATGGCCCTGGCCGTGGACTGTGAGGTCAACCGCCGTTCCCTGTTCGCGCGCAAGAACTATTTCTACCCCGACCTGCCCATGGGCTACCAGATCTCCCAGTTCGAGCTGCCCGTGGCCGAGCACGGGCACATCGACATCCACACGGAGAGCGGCGTGAAGCGCATCGGCATCACGCGCATCCACATGGAGAACGACGCGGGCAAGAACATCCACTCCCCTGCGGACAACGCTTCCTACGTGGACCTGAACCGCGCCGGCGTGCCGCTGATCGAGATCGTCAGCGAGCCGGACATGCGCTCGGCCGAGGAGGCCGTGGCCTACCTGAAGAGCCTGCGCGCCATCCTCGTCTACCTGGGCATCTGTGACGGCAACCTGGAAGAGGGGAGCTTTCGCTGCGACGCCAACGTGTCCATCCGGCCGCGCGGGCAGAAGGAGTTCGGGACGCGCGCGGAGCTCAAGAACATGAACTCCTTCCGCAACATCCAGCGCGCCATCGAATACGAGGTGGGCCGCCAGATCGACCTGGTCGAGGACGGTGAGACCATCGTCCAGGAGACGCGCCTCTTCGACGCGGCCAAGGGCGTGACCCGCTCCATGCGCGGCAAGGAGGAGGCCCACGACTACCGCTATTTCCCGGACCCGGACCTGCTGCCGCTGGTCATCGACCCGGACCGGATGGAGGCCTGGCGCGCCGAATTGCCCGAACTGCCCGCGGCCCGCTGCCGTCGCTACCAGGAGACCCTGGGCCTGCCCGAGTACGACGCCCTGGTGCTGACCGCTGAAAAGGAAGTGGCCGATTATTTCGAGGCCACCCTGGAGACGTACTCAGAGCCCAAGAAACTTTCCAACTGGGTCATGGGTGAGGTCATGCGCGAGCTGAACGACCGCGGCGCGACCCTGACGGACTGCAAGGTGCGGCCGTCCGAGCTGGCCGCGCTGGTCAGGCTGGTGGACGACGGCGTCATCAGCGGCACCATCGCCAAGAACGTGTTCAAGGAACTCTTCGAGACGGGCGGCGACCCCGAAGCCCACGTCAAGGCCAAGGGCCTGGTGCAGATCTCCGACACGTCGGCCATCGAGGGGCTGGTGGACGAGGTCCTGGCCGAGAACCCGGCCGAGGTGGAGCGCTACCGGGGCGGCGACAGGAAGCTGACGGGCTTCTTCGTCGGCCAGGTCATGAAGAAGTCCAGGGGCAAGGCCAACCCGGGGCTGGTCAACCAGCTGCTGGCGAAAAAACTCGGTTAG
- a CDS encoding DUF4254 domain-containing protein: MTPTALKALLRAAISAQLDHVALWHLEEPAADIPALDGDGLVELVLRQHLKNFLLWHVEDRARRKDVDDSVITACKREIDGLNQQRNDLMEQVDAWLVRAVSAFEAQRDIPEDRRRYNTETLGAALDRLSILSLKIFHMREQTERDDVDPSHLERCREKLGVLRAQHDDLSRSVLELVDEYAGGLKSPKVYFQCKMYNDPALNPELYAAKPVAG, encoded by the coding sequence ATGACCCCTACGGCCCTCAAGGCCCTTCTGCGCGCCGCCATTTCGGCCCAGCTCGACCATGTGGCCCTGTGGCACCTCGAGGAGCCTGCGGCGGACATCCCGGCGCTGGACGGCGACGGCCTGGTGGAGCTGGTCCTGCGCCAGCACCTCAAGAATTTCCTGCTCTGGCACGTCGAAGACCGCGCCCGGCGCAAGGACGTGGACGACAGCGTTATCACCGCCTGCAAGCGCGAGATCGACGGGCTCAACCAGCAGCGCAACGACCTCATGGAACAGGTCGACGCCTGGCTGGTGCGGGCCGTGTCCGCCTTCGAGGCCCAGCGGGACATCCCCGAAGACCGCCGCCGCTACAACACCGAGACCCTCGGCGCGGCCCTGGACCGCCTGTCCATCCTGAGCCTCAAGATCTTTCACATGCGTGAGCAGACCGAGCGGGATGACGTGGACCCGTCGCACCTCGAACGCTGCCGGGAGAAGCTCGGCGTGCTCCGTGCCCAGCATGACGACCTGTCCCGCTCCGTCCTTGAATTGGTGGACGAGTACGCAGGCGGCCTGAAGAGTCCCAAAGTCTATTTCCAGTGCAAAATGTATAACGATCCGGCCCTCAACCCGGAACTGTACGCCGCCAAGCCCGTCGCCGGCTGA
- the mltA gene encoding murein transglycosylase A, whose protein sequence is MRLLAAAVALTLLCACAAPGKAPSLVEARPGSGLAARVANAAAADPVPMAQALLRSLDYVRTKPLGAQAFGPGGPECTWAELAASLEHMLEVLPRLGGDPGLLEREFIWREVRPEPLMTGYYEPEFEGSLVPDPRFPVPIYGLPADLQTVDLGAFHPRWKGQTLTCRVEGGKVLPPFTREEIDSRGALAGAQPPVAWTRDIVDVYFLQVQGSGRLRLPDGSVRHVLYAGKNGHEYVSLGKVMIDRGLVPKEEMSMQRIRQYLREHPADVTDLLNTNPSYVFFRIADDGPLGAMGRALTPMVSVATDSAFLPLGSILAVEAGLPQPGGSAESAAFLGLAQDRGGAIKGSRLDLFCGAGERAEFLAGHLQAPSRVFLLLKKQDAP, encoded by the coding sequence GTGAGGCTTCTGGCGGCAGCCGTCGCGCTTACGTTGCTGTGCGCCTGCGCGGCGCCGGGCAAGGCCCCGTCCCTGGTTGAGGCGCGGCCCGGATCCGGGCTGGCCGCGCGTGTGGCCAATGCCGCCGCGGCCGACCCCGTGCCCATGGCTCAGGCGTTGCTGCGCTCCCTGGACTATGTCCGGACCAAGCCCCTGGGCGCGCAGGCCTTCGGACCCGGCGGCCCCGAATGCACGTGGGCGGAGCTGGCGGCCTCCCTGGAGCACATGTTGGAAGTGCTGCCGCGCCTGGGCGGCGACCCCGGCCTGCTGGAGCGCGAGTTCATCTGGCGCGAGGTGCGTCCCGAACCCCTCATGACGGGCTACTACGAGCCCGAGTTCGAGGGCAGCCTGGTCCCAGACCCGCGCTTCCCGGTCCCCATTTACGGCCTGCCGGCGGACCTGCAGACCGTGGACCTCGGGGCGTTCCACCCGCGTTGGAAGGGTCAGACCCTGACCTGCCGCGTGGAGGGGGGCAAGGTCCTGCCCCCGTTCACCCGCGAGGAGATCGACTCGCGCGGGGCGCTGGCCGGCGCGCAACCGCCCGTGGCCTGGACCCGCGACATCGTCGACGTCTACTTCCTGCAGGTGCAGGGCTCCGGGCGGCTGCGGCTGCCCGACGGGTCCGTGCGGCACGTTCTCTATGCCGGGAAGAACGGGCATGAATATGTTTCGCTGGGCAAGGTCATGATCGACCGCGGGCTCGTCCCGAAGGAAGAGATGTCCATGCAGCGCATCCGGCAGTACCTGCGCGAGCATCCGGCTGACGTCACGGACCTGCTGAACACCAACCCGAGCTACGTTTTTTTCCGCATCGCCGATGACGGGCCCCTGGGGGCCATGGGCCGGGCGTTGACGCCGATGGTCAGCGTGGCTACAGATTCTGCCTTTCTGCCTCTGGGCAGCATCCTGGCCGTGGAGGCCGGGTTGCCGCAGCCGGGCGGCTCGGCGGAGTCTGCGGCCTTTCTCGGCCTGGCTCAGGACCGCGGCGGGGCCATCAAGGGCTCGCGCCTGGACCTTTTCTGCGGGGCGGGCGAGAGGGCCGAATTTCTGGCCGGCCACCTGCAGGCCCCAAGCCGCGTTTTTCTTCTGCTCAAAAAACAGGACGCACCATGA